One window from the genome of Oryza glaberrima chromosome 3, OglaRS2, whole genome shotgun sequence encodes:
- the LOC127769061 gene encoding probable steroid-binding protein 3 gives MAAQGIAEAVQAYTGLSPAAAVTILALMLATYLLVSSLFVAPDAAPPKPPPQRKEEEQQQQQQEEAGAFVPYPDPVQVGEITLEQLAAYDGKDPAKPILIAIRGQVYDVTRGRLFYGPQGPYSLFAGRDATRALALMSFDPIDLTGDLDGLGPDELEVLQDWEDKFKERYPTVGHLASENAADGNHGGAA, from the exons ATGGCGGCGCAGGGGATCGCGGAGGCGGTGCAGGCCTACACGGGcctctccccggcggcggccgtcacCATCCTGGCCCTCATGCTCGCCACCTACCTCCTCGTGTCCTCCCTGTTCGTCGCCCCGGACGCCGCGCCCCCCAAGCCGCCTCCGCAGCGGAAGGaggaagagcagcagcagcagcagcaggaggaggcgggggcgtTTGTGCCTTATCCGGACCCTGTACAGGTGGGCGAGATCACGCTCGAGCAGCTCGCGGCCTACGACGGCAAGGACCCCGCGAAGCCGATCCTCATCGCCATCCGCGGCCAGGTCTACGACGTCACGCGCGGGAG GCTCTTTTATGGTCCTCAAGGACCATATTCCTTGTTTGCTGGGAGGGATGCAACTCGGGCCCTTGCATTGATGTCGTTTGACCCTATTGACCTCACTGGAGATTTGGATGGCCTTGGTCCAGACGAGCTAGAGGTCTTGCAAGATTGGGAAGATAAGTTTAAAGAGCGGTATCCTACGGTGGGCCACCTTGCTTCAGAAAATGCAGCGGATGGTAACCACGGTGGCGCAGCTTGA
- the LOC127765331 gene encoding uncharacterized protein LOC127765331, with product MSSDAESPSSKTPPPSTGSLPPMATAHQAAVDEISKAAAEAIRAAFIKPSTSVDIDPVTASNVADSAARIASARTALTSTVPPTTTEVPAAPTLPAPLDLAALLANAQLQAGSVASLHGIPIEHGPRLPIGIPVTGHLTGSLPTVPQAAPVLDAETTASLHSQAVSVLNVKALVPITLNIATANYSKWRGLFLVTLGKYALTDHVFSNAFYPNHAHWLQMDCVVLGWLYGSISVDLLETVMTPNATARLVWLALENQFLGNREQRALLSAEFRNIIQGDFNVTDYCRHIKSMADRLANLGEPVRDRSLVLCLLNGLNEKYDHLKTLLPMQRPFPTFIEARSQLLLEELTKSHRLSSSPATAFIASTASGGNRSDYGGLLSYS from the exons ATGTCGTCTGATGCGGAGTCGCCCTCTTCCAAAACTCCGCCGCCTTCGACGGGTTCTCTTCCACCAATGGCCACTGCTCATCAAGCCGCTGTTGATGAAATCTCCAAAGCCGCAGCTGAAGCCATCCGGGCTGCCTTCATCAAGCCGTCCACTTCTGTCGATATTGACCCTGTCACCGCCAGCAACGTTGCGGACTCTGCGGCGCGCATTGCTTCCGCCCGCA CTGCCCTAACCTCTACTGtgccacccaccaccaccgagGTCCCTGCGGCACCAACCCTGCCGGCACCTCTTGATTTGGCCGCCCTCCTCGCCAATGCACAGCTACAAGCCGGCTCGGTTGCTTCTCTTCATGGCATCCCTATAGAGCACGGACCACGCCTTCCTATTGGCATACCTGTGACAGGCCATCTCACCGGCAGTCTACCTACCGTTCCTCAGGCTGCACCAGTACTAGATGCAGAGACGACTGCCTCTCTTCACTCCCAGGCTGTCTCTGTCCTAAATGTGAAGGCTCTCGTCCCTATTACTCTCAACATTGCCACAGCAAACTATTCCAAGTGGCGTGGCCTCTTCCTCGTCACGCTCGGCAAATACGCCCTCACCGACCACGTCTTCTCCAATGCGTTCTACCCCAACCATGCGCATTGGCTTCAAATGGACTGTGTCGTTTTGGGTTGGCTATATGGCTCTATCTCCGTCGATCTTCTGGAAACCGTCATGACGCCAAACGCCACCGCTCGCCTTGTATGGCTCGCCCTCGAGAACCAATTTCTAGGAAATCGGGAACAGCGTGCGCTCTTGTCAGCTGAGTTCCGCAACATCATCCAAGGTGATTTCAATGTCACCGATTATTGCCGGCATATCAAATCCATGGCGGATCGTCTTGCTAATCTCGGTGAACCAGTACGGGATCGCTCCCTTGTGCTATGCTTGCTCAACGGTCTCAATGAGAAATATGATCATCTCAAGACTCTCCTACCGATGCAACGCCCGTTCCCAACATTCATTGAAGCCCGCTCGCAACTTCTTCTAGAGGAACTCACCAAGTCTCACCGGCTCTCCAGCTCTCCGGCCACCGCCTTCATTGCCTCCACAGCAAGCGGCGGCAACCGTTCTGATTACGGGGGACTACTTAGTTATTCTTGA
- the LOC127765130 gene encoding F-box protein At5g46170-like, translating to MQSRHRVFAEDLLLPREAEGEDHFDRVPDSLVLLIFNRLADARSLGRCSAVSKRFNSLVPLVDDACLRIDRVITDAADADDALGLAGPRPAGRGVLSHLLKAMLLAVLKPFGHCDAGVRGGGGGERAGKHGGGGGGCGAQQHHSPAQVLKNFSSIRNLRMELPVSDVGTDDGVLLRWKAVFGSTLQSCVILGGTRVDRAAAPAAAAATATAAGDSEASQGDDTGSIPESFYTNGGLKLRVVWTISSLIAAATRHYLLREIVKEHPTLERVALTDAHGQGTLSMGRDQIREFRDKPLAAAAAANRTQVPACNMKLRYAPMLELSDGTRIQGATLVVIKPVGEAGGIGGGRKELDEFVADAFDGPYREAVSALSKRRTYLLEMNGF from the coding sequence ATGCAGTCGAGGCACAGGGTGTTCGCGGAGGACCTGCTCCTGCCGCGGGAGGCGGAAGGGGAGGACCACTTCGACCGCGTCCCGGACTCGCTCGTGCTCCTCATCTTCAACCGCCTCGCCGACGCGCGCTCGCTGGGGCGGTGCTCGGCCGTGTCCAAGCGGTTCAACTCGCTCGTGCCGCTCGTGGACGACGCCTGCCTCCGCATCGACCGCGTCATCACCGAcgcggccgacgccgacgacgcgctCGGCCTCGCCGGCCCGCGCCCCGCCGGCCGCGGGGTGCTGTCGCACCTCCTCAAGGCGATGCTGCTCGCCGTGCTCAAGCCGTTCGGGCACTGCGACGCCGGGGTcaggggcggcggtggtggggagcgCGCGGggaagcacggcggcggcggcggcggctgcggcgcgcaGCAGCACCACTCGCCGGCGCAGGTGCTGAAGAACTTCAGCAGCATCCGGAACCTCCGGATGGAGCTCCCCGTCTCCGACGTCGGCACCGACGACGGGGTGCTGCTCAGGTGGAAGGCCGTGTTCGGGAGCACCCTTCAGAGCTGCGTCATCCTCGGCGGCACCAGGGTGGACcgggccgccgcccccgccgcggcggcggcgaccgccaccgccgccggggacAGCGAGGCCTCGCAGGGTGACGACACCGGGAGCATCCCGGAGTCGTTCTACACCAACGGCGGGCTCAAGCTGCGCGTGGTGTGGACCATCAGCTCCCTCATCGCCGCGGCCACAAGGCACTACCTCCTCCGCGAGATCGTCAAGGAGCACCCCACGCTGGAGCGGGTGGCGCTCACGGACGCGCACGGCCAGGGCACGCTCAGCATGGGGCGCGACCAGATCAGGGAGTTCCGCGAcaagccgctcgccgccgccgccgcggccaacCGCACCCAGGTCCCCGCCTGCAACATGAAGCTCCGGTACGCGCCGATGCTCGAGCTCTCCGACGGCACGCGGATCCAGGGCGCCACGCTCGTCGTCATCAAGCccgtcggcgaggccggcggcatcggcggcggcaggaagGAGCTCGACGAGTTCGTCGCCGACGCATTCGACGGCCCGTACAGGGAGGCCGTCAGCGCGCTCAGCAAGCGCCGCACCTACCTGCTAGAGATGAACGGCTTCTGA
- the LOC127768351 gene encoding uncharacterized protein LOC127768351, producing MDLWNKLRSLDAYPKVNEDFYSRTLSGGLITIASSLAILLLFLSEIRLYLYSATDSKLTVDTSRGERLHINFDVTFPALPCSLVAVDTMDVSGEQHYDIRHDIIKKRIDNLGNVIESRKDGVGAPKIERPLQKHGGRLDHNEVYCGSCYGSEESDDQCCNSCEDVRDAYRKKGWALTNIEEIDQCKREGFVQRLKDEQGEGCSIHGFVNVNKVAGNFHFAPGKSLDQSFNFLQDLLNFQQENYNISHKINKLSFGVEFPGVVNPLDGVEWIQEHTNGLTGMYQYFVKVVPTIYTDIRGRKINSNQFSVTEHFREAIGYPRPPPGVYFFYEFSPIKVDFTEENTSLLHFLTNICAIVGGIFTVAGIIDSFVYHGHRAIKKKMEIGKLG from the exons ATGGATCTGTGGAACAAGCTGCGGAGCCTCGACGCCTACCCCAAGGTGAACGAGGACTTCTACAGCCGCACCCTCTCCGGCGGCCTCATCACCATCGCCTCCTCgctcgccatcctcctcctcttcctctccgagATCC GGCTGTATCTATATTCTGCTACAGATAGTAAGCTCACAGTCGATACCTCAAGAGGGGAAAGGCTACACATCAAT TTTGATGTTACGTTCCCAGCTCTTCCTTGTTCACTTGTTGCTGTTGATACAATGGATGTCAGTGGAGAGCAGCACTATGATATA AGACATGACATAATAAAGAAAAGAATTGATAATCTTGGTAATGTAATTGAATCAAGAAAAGATGGAGTTGGTGCCCCTAAG ATTGAAAGACCACTGCAGAAACATGGTGGAAGACTTGACCACAACGAAGTTTACTGTGGATCTTGTTATGGTTCTGAAGAG TCAGATGATCAGTGCTGTAACTCCTGTGAAGACGTCCGTGATGCCTATCGGAAAAAAGGGTGGGCACTCACCAATATAGAAGAGATTGATCAG TGTAAGCGAGAGGGCTTTGTTCAAAGGTTAAAAGATGAACAAGGAGAAGGTTGCAGCATTCATGGATTTGTAAATGTCAACAAAGTAGCTGGAAATTTTCACTTTGCCCCTGGGAAAAGCTTGGACCAATCATTCAACTTCCTTCAAGATCTCTTGAACTTCCAACAAGAAAATTACAAT ATAAGTCACAAGATAAACAAGCTTTCCTTTGGGGTAGAATTCCCTGGTGTTGTCAATCCTCTTGATGG TGTAGAGTGGATACAGGAGCACACAAATGGATTAACAGGAATGTACCAATACTTTGTCAAG GTTGTTCCCACAATCTATACCGACATTAGAGGACGGAAAATCAACTCAAATCAG tttTCTGTGACGGAGCACTTTAGAGAAGCAATTGGCTATCCCAGGCCTCCGCCTGGTGTATATTTCTTCTATGAATTTTCTCCAATTAAG GTTGATTTTACTGAAGAAAATACATCGCTTCTTCACTTCCTGACAAACATATGTGCTATTGTTGGAG GGATTTTCACTGTTGCTGGCATCATAGATTCTTTTGTCTACCATGGTCATCGTGCTATAAAGAAAAAGATGGAGATCGGAAAACTTGGATAA
- the LOC127767173 gene encoding protein ROLLING AND ERECT LEAF 2: MGSTRSKNEDDKAIVLCHERKRYVREALDGRCAFAAAHFAYIQSLRHTGFALRKFLEPEVPTDSSLYTSTSATPEPPTIRQKSRNLSPSISHQASDSFSPVPSPLSSGRFRTNHMKSGGNPVMTIEEKVPVPVTATLQTSSLVPKAVHDLDDSSTFEAPPGTPPWDYFGLFNPVENQFSFHDEKEPGHDFENADDIRRLREKEGIPELEEEGEKTPVHPDNVRRFRDEKTSDLKDAEKSPINGREDDFAESEDDFDNPSSEPLVRVFQNRNDMPVENTVMNQTPEHMASEKLASENSVSFSRKQENSDSFSRKQENSDSFSRKQENSDSFSRKQENSDSQIDRPNNDKEVLDISMFESDDESPVASPVKEVRSSIAALPMNGKSKEPFHDVRNGAKDLHSCMKEIEILFIRASDSGKEVPRMLEADKVNFRPLLPEEKAHGSKASGFFATFFACCGGEEIPIPQPPPEAEVKYLTWHRSVSSLSSSSRIPLGVTSKDDADGLTGNIFSGVYMNSGSHASTLDRLYAWERKLYDEVKASGAICRQYDEKCRQLRHQESKAESQMSIDRTRATVKDLHSRIIVAIQRIDMISKNIEDLRDKELQPQLEELIGSLTRMWSTMLECHKHQREIIKSSSSNTKVLIRSESQFQAALLLQVELNTLYSTFLKWIAYHRSYLHSLNSWLLKCVKPLRGKKSSRRKKEADTPITKFAVAPMFKTCESWIKLLDDLPTKDLEDAIKGLVADINHSVPRQEKRRGTSKLTSSLSRSGSTKTISSFSRNGELNGEMSEIHRNSHTTDLQSSLETFLEGFAEFSDVSLKKYMELAVDINKAKEQYENVKLKNMGK, encoded by the exons ATGGGGTCTACACGATCAAAGAATGAAGATGACAAGGCCATTGTCTTATGCCACGAAAGAAAACGATATGTTAGAGAAGCACTTGATGGAAGATGTGCATTCGCAGCTGCTCACTTCGCTTATATTCAATCACTGAGACACACAGGATTTGCTCTGAGAAAATTTTTGGAGCCTGAAGTGCCAACAGATTCTTCGCTGTACACATCGACATCTGCAACACCAGAACCTCCTACTATTCGGCAGAAATCGAGGAACTTATCTCCATCTATTTCACATCAGGCCAGTGACTCTTTCTCCCCAGTTCCATCCCCTTTATCTTCCGGACGGTTCCGTACCAATCATATGAAATCTGGGGGGAACCCTGTCATGACCATTGAGGAGAAGGTGCCTGTTCCTGTAACAGCAACTCTACAAACATCATCCCTTGTTCCTAAAGCTGTACATGACCTGGATGATAGTTCCACATTTGAAGCACCTCCAGGGACACCACCGTGGGACTACTTTGGCCTTTTTAACCCTGTTGAGAACCAATTTTCATTTCATGACGAGAAGGAGCCTGGTCATGACTTTGAAAACGCTGATGATATCAGGCgtcttcgggaaaaggagggaaTTCCAGAGCtcgaagaggaaggggagaagacTCCTGTGCATCCTGACAATGTTAGGCGCTTCCGTGATGAGAAAACTTCAGATCTCAAAGATGCAGAAAAATCTCCTATCAATGGAAGGGAGGATGATTTTGCAGAGTCAGAAGATGATTTCGATAATCCATCATCTGAACCTTTAGTGAGGGTGTTCCAGAACCGCAATGATATGCCTGTTGAAAATACTGTGATGAATCAGACACCTGAACATATGGCTTCAGAAAAGTTAGCTTCAGAGAATAGCGTTTCTTTTTCTCGAAAACAGGAGAATAGTGATTCTTTTTCTCGAAAACAGGAGAATAGTGATTCTTTTTCTCGAAAACAGGAGAATAGTGATTCATTTTCTCGAAAACAGGAGAATAGTGATTCTCAAATTGACAGGCCAAACAATGACAAGGAGGTGCTAGACATTAGCATGTTTGAAAGTGATGATGAAAGCCCTGTGGCAAGCCCTGTAAAAGAAGTGAGATCTTCCATTGCTGCTCTTCCTATGAATGGGAAATCAAAAGAACCTTTTCATGACGTTAGAAATGGTGCGAAGGATTTGCATTCATGCATGAAAGAGATTGAAATCTTGTTTATTAGGGCATCAGATTCTGGAAAAGAAGTACCAAGGATGCTTGAAGCAGATAAAGTCAATTTCCGGCCTTTACTGCCTGAAGAAAAAG CACATGGATCAAAAGCATCAGGCTTCTTTGCGACATTCTTTGCTTGCTGCGGTGGGGAGGAAATTCCTATTCCTCAGC CTCCTCCTGAGGCTGAAGTGAAGTACCTTACCTGGCACAGATCAGTTTCTTCACTCTCTTCATCATCTAGAATTCCTCTTGGGGTGACTTCAAAAGATGATGCTGATGGTCTCACTGGAAATATCTTTAGTGGTGTATACATGAATTCTGGCAGTCACGCTTCAACACTAGATAGATTATATGCATGGGAGAGAAAGCTTTATGATGAAGTTAAG GCTAGCGGTGCAATTTGTAGGCAATATGACGAAAAATGTAGGCAATTGAGACACCAGGAATCAAAAGCTGAAAGCCAAATGAGTATCGATAGAACCCGTGCTACTGTGAAGGATTTGCACTCCAGAATTATAGTGGCCATTCAGAGAATTGACATGATCTCTAAGAACATTGAGGATCTAAGGGACAAAGAGCTTCAACCACAGTTGGAGGAATTAATTGGGAG TTTAACTCGCATGTGGTCTACAATGCTTGAGTGTCACAAACATCAACGTGAGATTATTAAGTCCAGCAGTAGCAACACGAAGGTCTTAATTCGGTCGGAGTCACAATTTCAAGCAGCTCTACTCCTCCAGGTTGAGCTAAACACTTTATATTCAACCTTCCTGAAATGGATAGCATACCACAGATCGTACTTGCATAGCCTAAATTCATGGCTACTTAAGTGTGTGAAACCACTGAGGGGCAAGAAGAGCtccaggaggaagaaggaagcaGATACTCCCATAACCAAATTTGCTGTTGCACCCATGTTTAAAACCTGTGAAAGCTGGATAAAGTTATTGGATGATTTACCAACCAAGGACTTGGAAGATGCTATCAAAGGCCTCGTGGCAGATATAAACCACTCTGTGCCTCGCCAAGAAAAGCGGCGTGGTACTTCAAAGTTGACTTCCTCATTATCCCGTTCCGGTAGTACCAAGACGATTTCCTCATTTTCTCGGAATGGAGAGTTAAATGGTGAAATGTCAGAGATCCACAGAAATTCCCATACTACGGATTTACAGTCAAGTTTGGAGACATTCCTAGAGGGGTTTGCAGAGTTTTCAGATGTTTCACTGAAGAAGTATATGGAACTCGCGGTTGACATTAACAAAGCAAAGGAACAATATGAGAATGTGAAGTTAAAGAACATGGGAAAGTGA